From the Robbsia betulipollinis genome, the window CTTTCGGCTATACCCTGACGCGCTCGGCGGTATGGACGGGCTGCTCGATTCTCGGCATGCTGGCCGGTATCGGCATCTTCGGGCAATTGATGGACCGCATCGGCCGCAAGCCGACGTTCATCGGTTACCAGATCGGCGCGCTGGTAATGGTATTCGTGTATTCGACGCTGAGGACGCCGCAGGCCCTGCTGATCGGCGGCGTCGTCATGGGCGTCTTCGTCAACGGCATGATGGGCGGCTACGGCGCGCTGCTGGCGGAACTGTATCCGACGGCCGCCCGGGGCACCGCCCAGAACGTGTTGTGGAGCATCGGCCGCGCGGTGGGGGGCTTCGGTCCGCTCGTCATTGGCGCGCTGGCCGCGCATTTCTCCTTCGCGACGGCCCTTGCGCTGCTGGCCTCCATCTATATCGTCGATCTGCTCGCCACGGTATGCCTGATTCCGGAACTGCGCGGCGCGGAGCTCGACTGAACGCCGCGACCCGACGCCGCGTCCGGAACCGGCAATCGCACCGCGATTCCGCTTGCCGGTTCCCGGTCTTTTCCGAAAACGGTAAAAACAGGCAGAACACTTAAAGCGGCGACATTCGGGGCCGTTATATCGGGTGGCCGAGAGGTTTGTCGTGCTTTCCGGGGGATATCTGCCGCGCTTGGTACGCAAGCGCTCAGACGTTGCCACCGCGCAACGGCAGACTGGATGCGCCTGTCCGGTACGCCCGTCCCGGACAAAACCGGTGCGAAGCCCGACATTTCCGACATTTCCGGCATCACGGGCAGGAAGCCTCGCGCGATATACGTTCGGAGGGAAAAATGGGTCCGATGAGTCCTGACAGCATCGTAAAAAAAATAGAAGAAACCTGGGCAGAGAAATCCCCTTCGCAGATGGTGGGCGACCTCGACGATTACGCACGGTGCCTGAGCCGGAAATGGCCGGACCTGTCGGAAACCGATCGCCAACTGCTGCTTGCCGGCGGTGCCGCGCTGTTCGACGCGAAAATGCGCACCTGGTAAACACGGCCCGACGTTTGACGCTCAAGTTTTTCCCGCCATCGCCGTAATACAGGAAGGCCGGATCACTCTCCGGTCTTCACTCGGAAAGGTGGGTCATGCTTGTTGGATTGGGATTCGTCATTGTCGTCGGGTGCGTCATCGGGAGCTTCCTGGGCGCGGGCGGCCATATCGCCGCGCTGATGCAGCCTCTGGAACTGCTGTGCATCCTGGGTGCGGCGATCGGCGCCTTCGTCATCAGCAATTCCGGCAAGACGATCAAAACGACGCTGGGCGCCCTGCCGAAGTGCTTCAAGGGGGCGACCTATACCAAGGAACGCTATGTGCAGCTGATCTCGCTGTTGTTCGAGATACTGCAGAAGGCGCGCAAGGACGGCATGATGGCCCTCGAGGCCGATGTCGAGACGCCCGCCTCCAGTCCGGTTTTCACCAAATACCCGGAAGTGCTGGCGGACACGCACCTGCTCGATTTCATCATCGACTACCTGCGCATGATGTCCTCGGGCAATCTGACGGTGCACGAAATCCAGGACCTGATGGACGCGGAACTGGAGACGCATCACGCCGAAGCCGCCGTCCCGTCCTCGGCATTGCAGGCAGTGGCCGATGGTCTGCCGGCGTTCGGCATCGTCTCCGCGGTGATGGGTGTGGTGCACACGATGGGTTCGGTGGGGGCCGCGCCGGCGGTGCTGGGCGAGATGATCGCGGGCGCGCTGGTGGGTACGTTCCTCGGCATCCTGCTCGCCTACGGTTTCGTCGGCCCGCTGGCGAGCCTGCTGCTGGCGAAATCGAAGGAGGAAAGCAAACCCTACGAGTGCGTCAAATGCGTGCTGCTCGCATCTCTCGGCGGCTATGCGCCCAGCATCGCGGTCGAATTCGGCCGCAAGGTACTCTTCACCTTCGATCGCCCGAGCTTCACTGAGCTGGAGGACGCGGTGAAAGCGACGCGGGGGCCGCGATGAGCGAAGAAGGCAAGGAGCGGATTTCCCTCACGATCATTCGCCGCAAGGGCAAGGGGCATGGTCATGCGCATCACGGCGGTGCCTGGAAGATCGCCTACGCGGACTTCGTGACCGCCATGATGGCGTTCTTCCTGCTGATGTGGCTACTGGGGTCCACCACGAAAGGCGACAAGCAGGGCATCGCGGACTTTTTCAATACCCCGCTGGCGGTCGCGCTGAACAAGGGCAGCTATTCCGGCGGTGCGACCTCCGTGCTGGACGGCGGCGGCGCGGACATGACGAAGCCGCAGCTCGGCGACGTGACGCATTCCGAGGCCGAGAAGAGCAAGGCGCAGAAAGCGGCGGCGGAGTCCGCGCGGGCCAAACCGTCCGCGGACGACATGCAGCGTCTGAAGGGGCTCAAGCTCAAGATCGACGCGCTGATCGACAAGAACATCAAGCTCAAGCCGTTCCGCAACCAGATTCGCATCGACATCACCAGCGAAGGCTTGCGCATTCAGATCACCGACGAGCAGAACCGACCGATGTTCGCTTCCGGCAGCCCGGTGCTGGCGGGTTACACGAAAGACATTTTGCACGAGATCGGCCTGGCGCTGAACGACGTCGACAACCGGGTGTCGATCGCGGGTCACACCGATTCCGCACCCTACAGCGGCGGCGAGAAGTTCTATTCGAACTGGGAGCTGTCGAGCGAACGGGCGAATGCGGCGCGG encodes:
- the motB gene encoding flagellar motor protein MotB, translating into MSEEGKERISLTIIRRKGKGHGHAHHGGAWKIAYADFVTAMMAFFLLMWLLGSTTKGDKQGIADFFNTPLAVALNKGSYSGGATSVLDGGGADMTKPQLGDVTHSEAEKSKAQKAAAESARAKPSADDMQRLKGLKLKIDALIDKNIKLKPFRNQIRIDITSEGLRIQITDEQNRPMFASGSPVLAGYTKDILHEIGLALNDVDNRVSIAGHTDSAPYSGGEKFYSNWELSSERANAARRELIAGGMNEKKVIQVRGLADALPLVAADPAAPMNRRISILVLNHASEESFLKDRGRTDISTPAEASAVLGASAPPPVRPIRSSRSNAPAGADAPSDKQAAAESSAVRNVGSNEKPRSEALAG
- the motA gene encoding flagellar motor stator protein MotA, encoding MLVGLGFVIVVGCVIGSFLGAGGHIAALMQPLELLCILGAAIGAFVISNSGKTIKTTLGALPKCFKGATYTKERYVQLISLLFEILQKARKDGMMALEADVETPASSPVFTKYPEVLADTHLLDFIIDYLRMMSSGNLTVHEIQDLMDAELETHHAEAAVPSSALQAVADGLPAFGIVSAVMGVVHTMGSVGAAPAVLGEMIAGALVGTFLGILLAYGFVGPLASLLLAKSKEESKPYECVKCVLLASLGGYAPSIAVEFGRKVLFTFDRPSFTELEDAVKATRGPR